The following proteins are encoded in a genomic region of Primulina huaijiensis isolate GDHJ02 chromosome 3, ASM1229523v2, whole genome shotgun sequence:
- the LOC140972940 gene encoding uncharacterized protein, translated as MSTRKRTHPEKSMASKIPKLFIFFFIFHHLITCSSSFPTASNPEPTVYELLPKYGLPSGLLPDSVTNYTLDQDGNFEVNLKKPCYIKFEYTVYYEKKITGKLSIGSITDLKGIEVQSFFFWFNVGEIKVDLPPSHSIYFSVGIIDKKLDVDQFLTVRSCKDKAFTLKQLPVPRNYAPMLLAG; from the exons ATGTCCACACGCAAACGCACCCATCCAGAAAAATCAATGGCGTCCAAAATCCCAAagctcttcatcttcttcttcattttCCATCACCTAATCACCTGTTCTTCATCTTTCCCCACTGCATCAAATCCCGAACCAACTGTGTATGAACTCCTCCCAAAATACGGCCTCCCCAGTGGTCTCTTACCTGATTCTGTCACCAACTACACGCTCGATCAAGATGGAAATTTTGAGGTGAATTTAAAGAAACCCTGTTACATAAAGTTCGAGTACACGGTTTATTACGAGAAAAAGATTACCGGGAAGTTGAGTATTGGGTCTATCACTGATTTGAAGGGTATTGAGGtgcaaagtttttttttctgGTTCAATGTTGGTGAGATCAAGGTGGACTTGCCTCCTTCTCATAGTATTTATTTCAGTGTTGGAATCATCGACAAGAAGCTTGATGTGGATCAGTTCTTAACTGTGCGTTCCTGCAAAGATAAGGCCTTCACTTTAAAGCAG CTTCCAGTTCCAAGAAACTATGCACCTATGCTTTTAGCTGGTTAG
- the LOC140972939 gene encoding F-box/kelch-repeat protein At1g55270-like codes for MEQIIERSSNVHRNFRARAPLVDSVSCYCKVDSGLIGAGKFVPGSKLCIQPDINPRAHKAKNSRRERSRVQPPLLPGLPDDLAIACLIRVPRIEHNKLRLVCKRWYKLLAGNFFYSLRKSLGMAEEWVYVVKRDRDGRISWHAFDPTYQLWQPLPPVPVEYNAAVGFGCAVLSGCHLYLFGGKDPLKGSMRRVIFYSARTNKWHRAPDMLRKRHFFGSCVINNCLYVAGGECEGIQRTLRSAEVYDPNRNRWNFIADMSTAMVPFIGVVYTGKWFLKGLGAHREVLSEAYTPETNSWSPINDGMVAGWRNPSISMNGKLYALDCRDGCRLRVYDEGTNSWHRFIDSKLHLGNSRALEAAALVPLNGKLCIIRNNMSISMVDVSNPDKQVESNPNIWENIVSKGHFRTLFTNLWSSIAGRSGLKSHIVHCQVLQA; via the exons ATGGAGCAAATTATTGAGAGGTCTTCAAATGTACACAGGAATTTTAGAGCTCGAGCTCCACTG GTTGACTCGGTATCATGTTATTGCAAAGTCGACTCAGGGTTGATTGGGGCAGGAAAATTTGTTCCAGGATCTAAACTTTGTATCCAACCTGATATTAATCCTCGTGCGCACAAGGCAAAAAACTCACGTAGGGAGAGGAGCAGGGTTCAGCCACCACTTCTACCTGGACTCCCTGATGATCTTGCAATTGCTTGTCTGATCCGAGTCCCTCGCATTGAACATAACAAGCTCCGCCTAGTTTGCAAGAGATGGTACAAGCTGTTGGCTGGAAATTTCTTTTACTCTCTGAGGAAGAGTCTTGGTATGGCTGAAGAATGGGTGTACGTAGTTAAAAGAGATCGTGATGGGCGCATCTCCTGGCATGCTTTTGACCCAACCTACCAATTGTGGCAGCCGCTTCCGCCTGTTCCCGTGGAGTACAATGCAGCAGTTGGATTTGGCTGTGCTGTACTTAGTGGCTGTCACCTTTATCTTTTTGGAGGAAAAGATCCACTGAAGGGCTCGATGAGGCGGGTCATTTTTTATAGTGCTCGGACGAATAAATGGCACAGGGCACCTGACATGCTTCGTAAAAGGCACTTCTTTGGTTCCTGTGTAATCAACAACTGTCTTTATGTTGCAGGAGGAGAATGTGAAGGAATCCAGAGAACTCTACGTTCTGCTGAAGTGTACGACCCAAACAGAAACAGGTGGAATTTTATTGCTGATATGAGCACGGCTATGGTGCCGTTCATTGGGGTAGTTTATACTGGAAAGTGGTTCTTAAAAGGTCTTGGAGCACATAGGGAAGTTTTAAGTGAAGCTTATACCCCAGAAACGAATTCTTGGAGCCCGATTAATGATGGTATGGTTGCTGGTTGGCGAAACCCGAGTATCTCTATGAATGGTAAGCTTTATGCATTAGATTGTCGAGATGGGTGTAGACTAAGAGTCTATGATGAAGGCACAAATTCTTGGCACCGATTCATAGACAGCAAGCTCCATTTAGGCAATTCTCGCGCCCTTGAGGCTGCTGCTCTTGTTCCTCTTAACGGGAAGCTCTGTATAATTCGAAACAATATGAGCATTAGTATGGTTGATGTGTCGAATCCGGATAAACAGGTGGAGAGCAACCCTAACATTTGGGAGAATATAGTGAGTAAAGGTCATTTCCGAACTTTGTTCACGAATTTGTGGTCTAGTATCGCTGGGAGAAGTGGATTGAAGAGCCACATTGTGCACTGCCAGGTGCTTCAAGCATGA
- the LOC140972936 gene encoding mitochondrial dicarboxylate/tricarboxylate transporter DTC — protein sequence MGEEKQKSAGVWPTVKPFANGGISGMLATCVIQPIDMIKVRIQLGQGSAGEVTKNMLKNEGIGAFYKGLSAGLLRQATYTTARLGSFKILTNKALEANDGKPLPLYQKALCGLTAGAIGATIGSPADLALIRMQADATLPVAQRRNYTNAFHALYRITADEGVLALWKGAGPTVVRAMALNMGMLASYDQSVEFFKDSLGLGEAATVLGASTVSGFFAAACSLPFDYVKTQIQKMQPDAAGKYPYTGSLDCAMKTLKSGGPLKFYTGFPVYCVRIAPHVMMTWIFLNQIQKFQKSAGL from the exons ATGGGCGAGGAGAAGCAGAAATCAGCTGGAGTTTGGCCAACGGTAAAGCCTTTCGCCAATGGCGGTATATCTGGTATGCTTGCTACCTGCGTAATCCAGCCAATCGACATGATCAAG GTGAGAATACAACTGGGCCAGGGATCAGCTGGTGAGGTGACAAAGAACATGCTTAAGAATGAGGGCATTGGTGCCTTTTATAAG GGTTTGTCTGCTGGGCTTCTTAGACAAGCTACATATACAACCGCACGGCTTGGCTCATTCAA GATTTTAACCAACAAAGCATTAGAAGCCAATGATGGAAAGCCATTGCCACTGTATCAGAAAGCTTTGTGTGGATTGACTGCCGGAGCAATTGGAGCAACTATTGGCAGTCCTGCAGATTTGGCCCTCATACGTATGCAGGCTGATGCAACATTACCTGTTGCACAGCGGCGAAACTACACAAATGCATTCCACGCCCTTTATCGTATTACTGCCGATGAAGGAGTGTTAGCTCTCTGGAAAGGCGCTGGACCTACTGTGGTAAGGGCTATGGCACTTAACATGGGTATGCTTGCTTCTTATGATCAAAGTGTGGAGTTCTTCAAGGACTCCCTTGGTTTGGGTGAGGCTGCCACCGTGTTAG GGGCAAGTACTGTATCGGGATTCTTTGCCGCAGCCTGTAGTCTCCCCTTTGATTATGTTAAAACCCAAATACAGAAAATGCAGCCAGATGCGGCTGGGAAATATCCATACACTGGTTCTTTAGATTGTGCCATGAAAACGCTAAAGTCAGGAGGACCCTTAAAATTCTACACTGGATTTCCAGTCTACTGTGTAAGAATTGCCCCGCATGTCATG ATGACATGGATATTCCTGAACCAAATCCAGAAATTCCAAAAATCTGCAGGATTGTAA
- the LOC140972937 gene encoding serine/arginine-rich SC35-like splicing factor SCL30A: protein MRGRSYTPSPQREYGRRGRSPGPRGRHDRGDAPTSLLVRNLRRDCRPEDLRRPFGEFGPLKDIYLPRDYHTGEPRGFGFVQYVEPADASEAKYEMDGQLWQGRELTVVFAEENRKKPGEMRHRERGRGRVYDRRRSPPRYSHSPRYSASPPTHHGGSQSRRGYYSPRRKYSRSNSPRERRGGRERRSYSRSPVQEHSPPNDGPRNLNGSPVIRRSPYGSRSRSQSPGRGHSPGMIRSPSRSRSRSPHPAEYARERRRDRPRS, encoded by the exons ATGAGGGGCAGGAGTTACACCCCTTCACCACAAAGAGAGTATGGTAGAAGAGGAAGGAGCCCTGGCCCTAGAGGACGCCATGATAGAGGAGATGCTCCTACAAGTCTCTTAGTCCGCAACCTTCGCCGTGACTGCAG GCCAGAAGACTTGAGAAGGCCATTTGGAGAATTTGGACCTTTAAAGGACATCTATTTGCCAAGGGATTACCACACTGG TGAGCCTCGTGGCTTTGGATTTGTCCAATATGTGGAACCTGCTGATGCCTCAGAAGCTAAGTATGAGATGGATGGTCAGCTTTGGCAAGGTCGCGAGCTGACCGTTGTTTTTGCCGAGGAAAATCGAAAGAAGCCTGGTGAAATGCGACACAGAGAACGAGGAAG GGGCCGTGTTTATGATCGAAGGAGATCACCTCCACGCTACTCGCATTCGCCTCGGTATTCTGCATCTCCACCTACACACCATGGAGGGTCTCAATCTCGTCGTGGTTACTACTCTCCTAGGAGAAAATACTCGAG GTCCAATTCGCCCCGAGAGAGAAGGGGTGGTAGAGAGAGACGATCATACTCGCGTTCTCCAGTGCAGGAACATTCTCCGCCAAATGATGGGCCAAGGAACCTCAACGGGAGTCCAGTGATTAGACGTTCACCTTATGGCTCTAGAAGCCGCAGCCAAAGCCCAGGTCGGGGCCATTCCCCAGGTATGATACGAAGCCCAAGCCGCAGCAGAAGCAGGAGTCCCCATCCTGCAGAGTATGCAAGGGAGCGCAGAAGGGATAGGCCTCGAAGCTAA